The proteins below come from a single uncultured Carboxylicivirga sp. genomic window:
- a CDS encoding alpha/beta hydrolase: MIFFKKAYAFDVDHQCITYYRQGEGEPILFLHGITTYSFIWRKVLPYFVSKYDVIAVDLAGCGLSSKNIDDSFSLKSHAGMMLELIEHLQLKKVHLVCHDVGGGIGQIMAVQQAQLFKSLTLINTVAYDYWPVQPIISMRTPIIRNLAMISLDLGAFRLLVKRGLFYRERVDHELMSLFWKPMKTGEGRKAFLYFAHCLNNRDLMEIREELKELKLPVLIIRGEADIFLRKVISEELHQNLSNSLYKKIMTGGHFIQEDEPEQLSNLILNFHKEINARG; this comes from the coding sequence ATGATTTTTTTCAAAAAAGCTTACGCTTTTGATGTTGATCACCAGTGTATTACTTATTATAGACAAGGAGAAGGGGAGCCCATTTTATTCCTTCATGGTATTACAACATATTCGTTTATATGGCGTAAGGTATTACCTTATTTTGTTAGTAAATATGATGTAATAGCAGTTGATTTGGCTGGTTGTGGCCTATCAAGTAAGAATATTGATGATTCTTTTTCGCTAAAAAGTCATGCTGGTATGATGCTAGAATTAATTGAGCATTTGCAACTAAAAAAAGTTCATCTAGTTTGTCACGACGTTGGTGGAGGTATTGGACAAATAATGGCTGTGCAACAGGCTCAGTTATTTAAAAGTTTAACTCTGATTAATACAGTAGCATATGATTATTGGCCAGTTCAGCCCATAATATCCATGCGGACACCAATAATCAGAAATCTCGCTATGATAAGTCTGGATCTAGGTGCTTTTAGATTATTGGTAAAAAGAGGTTTGTTTTATCGAGAAAGAGTTGATCATGAGTTGATGTCGCTATTTTGGAAACCAATGAAAACTGGCGAAGGTCGAAAGGCATTTTTATATTTTGCACATTGTCTTAATAATCGGGACCTAATGGAAATTCGCGAAGAATTAAAGGAATTGAAACTTCCAGTTCTGATAATTAGAGGTGAAGCAGATATTTTTTTAAGAAAAGTGATTAGTGAAGAATTACATCAAAATCTTTCTAATTCTCTATATAAGAAAATAATGACTGGAGGGCATTTTATTCAGGAAGATGAACCCGAACAGCTTTCCAATTTAATATTAAACTTCCATAAGGAAATTAATGCAAGGGGATAA
- a CDS encoding DNA alkylation repair protein, translating into MTPKELFDEIRAFCIAKSDPKNVEKYSRYFKEGFDSYGVSFENTQAKVDELYSRSEINLALILQSAHLLVPTGKYEDTSFAFALVNKYKKEFTHDTFVSIESWFQMGINNWAHTDVICGELLSYFINKDIVSIDDFISWRVADNKFQRRAVPVSFIKPFKRGFELKPLLELIDPLMMDTERVVHQGLGWFLRECWKKQPEPVEEFLHKWKNAAARLIFQYATEKMTKEYRLNFRKERAKK; encoded by the coding sequence ATGACACCCAAAGAACTTTTTGATGAGATACGTGCTTTTTGTATTGCAAAATCCGATCCTAAGAATGTTGAAAAGTATAGTCGATATTTTAAAGAGGGTTTTGATTCGTATGGGGTATCCTTTGAAAATACTCAAGCAAAGGTTGATGAATTATATTCCAGGTCTGAAATTAATTTAGCTTTGATTTTACAATCAGCACACTTGCTTGTGCCTACCGGAAAATATGAAGATACCAGTTTTGCTTTCGCTCTGGTTAATAAATACAAGAAGGAATTTACTCACGATACATTTGTGTCAATAGAAAGTTGGTTTCAAATGGGTATTAATAATTGGGCACATACCGATGTGATTTGTGGTGAGTTACTGTCTTATTTTATCAATAAAGATATTGTTAGTATTGATGATTTTATATCATGGCGCGTGGCCGATAATAAATTCCAGCGGCGAGCAGTGCCAGTAAGTTTTATCAAGCCATTTAAAAGGGGATTTGAATTAAAGCCGTTGTTGGAGTTAATCGATCCTTTAATGATGGATACCGAAAGAGTAGTGCATCAGGGATTAGGATGGTTTTTGCGCGAATGTTGGAAAAAACAGCCTGAACCGGTGGAAGAATTTTTGCATAAGTGGAAGAACGCTGCTGCTCGTTTGATATTTCAGTATGCTACCGAAAAAATGACAAAAGAGTATCGTCTTAATTTCAGAAAAGAAAGGGCAAAAAAATGA
- the def gene encoding peptide deformylase has protein sequence MALAVTAYGSKVLREVCEEITPEYEGLQNLIDNMWETMYEAGGVGLAAPQVNKAIRLFVIDTDQVYEGMDEEDKAELFENEKGMKEVFINAQIVGESEDWWADQEGCLSLPDLNGEVERAWSIEIEYYDRDFKKQTKTFSGYNARVIQHEYDHTEGILYIDHVSGISKRLMKNKLNQIAEGKVTPKYRIRFAK, from the coding sequence ATGGCATTAGCAGTTACCGCATATGGAAGTAAAGTGTTGAGGGAGGTATGTGAAGAAATTACTCCAGAATATGAGGGATTACAAAATTTGATTGATAATATGTGGGAAACCATGTATGAAGCCGGAGGTGTTGGCCTTGCTGCGCCTCAGGTAAATAAAGCCATTCGATTATTTGTTATTGATACCGATCAAGTATATGAAGGTATGGATGAGGAAGATAAAGCTGAATTATTCGAGAATGAGAAGGGAATGAAAGAGGTGTTTATCAATGCACAGATAGTTGGAGAATCGGAAGATTGGTGGGCCGATCAGGAGGGATGTTTAAGTTTACCTGATTTGAATGGAGAGGTTGAACGAGCATGGTCTATTGAAATAGAATATTACGACAGAGACTTTAAAAAGCAAACCAAAACTTTTTCGGGATATAATGCTCGCGTTATTCAGCACGAGTACGATCATACTGAAGGAATTCTTTATATTGATCATGTTTCAGGTATTAGTAAACGATTGATGAAGAATAAACTAAATCAGATTGCTGAGGGTAAAGTAACTCCAAAGTATCGGATAAGATTTGCCAAGTAA
- a CDS encoding lysophospholipid acyltransferase family protein, giving the protein MKLLAGYILTPFFHLYYGLLLVIFHPIQVITNITLGDSARKKVVDILNIFLVNGLHIMGCSIKFKGFEKLPTDRPIIIISNHQSMYDIPAIVHGFKKHYPRFISKIELGKNLPSISYNLKHGKSALIDRSNRSQAVKEIFKVGRLTQTNKTAICIFPEGTRSKTGKLKAFKPAGIETLLRAIPDAIIVPFVIKGHSQLIKNGMFPLNFGVPISYTVLNPVEPKDKNIEELITDLHSMVKDELEK; this is encoded by the coding sequence ATGAAATTACTTGCCGGTTACATACTGACACCTTTCTTTCATTTATATTACGGACTTTTATTGGTGATTTTTCATCCAATTCAGGTTATTACGAATATTACATTAGGAGATAGTGCCCGAAAAAAAGTAGTAGATATTCTTAATATTTTTTTAGTAAACGGACTACATATTATGGGTTGTTCGATAAAATTTAAAGGCTTTGAAAAACTGCCAACAGATCGCCCCATTATTATCATCTCAAATCATCAAAGCATGTATGATATTCCGGCAATTGTACATGGATTTAAGAAACATTATCCCCGCTTTATTTCTAAAATTGAACTGGGTAAAAATTTGCCAAGTATTTCATATAATTTAAAGCATGGGAAATCGGCATTAATTGATCGTTCAAACCGTTCACAAGCTGTAAAAGAGATTTTTAAAGTAGGAAGATTAACACAAACCAATAAAACAGCTATCTGTATCTTTCCTGAAGGAACCCGCAGTAAAACAGGTAAGCTAAAAGCATTTAAACCAGCAGGTATTGAAACTTTACTCCGTGCCATCCCCGATGCTATTATTGTTCCATTTGTTATTAAAGGCCATTCACAATTAATTAAAAACGGTATGTTCCCTCTTAATTTTGGTGTACCTATCAGTTATACCGTATTAAATCCGGTTGAGCCCAAAGACAAAAATATTGAAGAGCTCATAACAGACCTTCACTCAATGGTTAAGGACGAATTAGAAAAATAG
- a CDS encoding cupin domain-containing protein, with protein MKKVEKITEGSNHSAINIGSLNDLKSYSLMHPKLKTEIKGKLFVNALTGASGTEISFTTLPPKSDIGYFHIHNKDEETYIVIKGSGYYQVDDDCFPIKEGSVIRVAPEGVRSICNTSADEDLVYICVQAKANSLEEHTANDGRRVEHTPKWEL; from the coding sequence ATGAAAAAAGTAGAAAAAATTACAGAAGGAAGTAATCATTCTGCCATAAACATTGGTAGTTTAAATGATTTAAAATCATACTCGTTGATGCATCCTAAATTAAAAACAGAGATTAAGGGAAAATTATTTGTAAATGCCTTAACCGGAGCTAGCGGAACCGAAATTTCATTTACAACACTTCCTCCCAAGTCAGATATTGGCTACTTTCATATTCATAATAAGGATGAAGAAACATACATTGTTATTAAAGGATCGGGGTATTATCAGGTAGATGACGATTGTTTTCCTATTAAAGAAGGAAGTGTGATAAGAGTTGCTCCAGAGGGAGTTCGTAGTATTTGCAATACATCTGCTGACGAAGATCTGGTTTATATTTGTGTACAAGCTAAAGCAAACTCTTTAGAGGAGCATACTGCCAATGATGGACGAAGAGTGGAGCATACGCCAAAATGGGAACTATAG
- a CDS encoding sigma-70 family RNA polymerase sigma factor: MKKLIRDLKKKRSKAQFKVFELYSDFLFKVAYRYLKETHLVEEVVSQAFLNIFEKIDQTDIDDEGAFKAWARRITINQSLMEIRKHVRFQENISLIDYIEESPIRTDQHLHEQDIVKMVLRLPDGYRTIFNLYVIEGYTHKEIGEMLSISEGTSKSQLSKARKLLKNYIQQNEKDYAAIR, from the coding sequence GTGAAAAAACTTATACGAGATTTAAAAAAGAAGCGAAGCAAAGCCCAGTTCAAAGTTTTTGAGCTCTACTCCGATTTTCTGTTTAAGGTAGCCTATCGCTATCTTAAGGAGACGCATCTGGTAGAAGAGGTGGTATCGCAGGCTTTTTTAAACATCTTTGAAAAGATAGATCAAACCGATATTGATGACGAAGGTGCATTTAAGGCATGGGCCCGCCGCATCACCATTAACCAATCGCTAATGGAAATACGAAAACATGTTCGTTTTCAGGAAAATATTAGTCTGATTGATTACATCGAAGAATCACCTATACGAACCGATCAACACTTGCACGAACAAGATATTGTTAAAATGGTGTTGCGCCTGCCCGATGGTTATCGAACCATTTTTAATTTATATGTAATTGAGGGATACACACACAAAGAGATAGGTGAAATGCTTTCTATTTCAGAAGGCACATCAAAATCGCAACTAAGCAAAGCCCGAAAATTATTAAAGAACTACATCCAACAAAACGAGAAAGATTATGCTGCCATTCGATGA
- a CDS encoding S9 family peptidase, with protein MRKLIYLIAFLTLPLLVFAQKKTVTLDDFTKNGTFYARSVYGLTSMNDGIHFTTLEEGSKIEKYEYKTGKKVATIIDLAAIEDCPVKNIQGYELNADETKVLFYTNSEKIYRHSFRADYYIYDLVHKELNPLSENGKQQVASFSPNGDMVAFVRDNNLFLKKLKFGTESTITTDGEYNSIINGVPDWVYEEEFSFNKAYDWSPNSQEIAFIRFDESKVKEYSFPVYKGSFPTHEENALYPGQYKFKYPKAGEDNAVVSVHVFNIKNRTTKTMDTGEETDIYIPRVRFTHTEGKLGIMKLNRHQNQFDLMIANTASGICNTIFTDRNQYYIAEDVLDNLQFTEDNKYFVYVGETDGYNHIYLYTMAGAKVAQVTKGKWDVTEYLGYDSKSKLFYYQAAAKSALQREIYAVRADGKKKMILSAKEGTNNASFSKGFKYYINYFSNVNTPTLVTLHDGTGKLVRTLKDNADLKKRVEDYELSPKEFFTFKTSEGVELNGWMVKPLHFDANKEYPLLMVQYSGPNSQQVLDQWGIGWEQYLAENGYMVACVDPRGTGARGEAFRKCTYLQLGEIESHDQIEAAKYFGSLPYIDASRIGIWGWSYGGFMSAMCLSKSDVFKIGIAVAPVTSYKFYDSIYTERYMRTPKENPKGYENCPLNLAENLKGRLFLIHGTADDNVHFQNSIEYVDRLVQAGVQFDMFTYPNRNHSIYGGNTRSHLYKMKAGYIFRNL; from the coding sequence ATGCGAAAGCTAATCTATTTAATAGCTTTTCTGACATTACCACTATTGGTATTTGCACAGAAAAAAACAGTTACACTGGATGATTTTACCAAAAACGGAACTTTTTATGCCCGCTCGGTATATGGATTAACATCGATGAATGATGGTATTCATTTCACTACTTTGGAAGAAGGATCGAAAATTGAAAAATATGAATACAAAACAGGTAAAAAAGTTGCCACAATCATAGATTTAGCTGCAATAGAAGACTGCCCTGTTAAGAATATTCAAGGTTACGAACTTAATGCTGATGAAACCAAAGTTTTGTTTTATACCAACAGTGAAAAAATATATCGTCACTCTTTCCGAGCCGATTATTACATCTATGACTTAGTTCATAAAGAATTAAATCCTCTATCGGAAAACGGAAAACAACAAGTGGCTTCATTCTCTCCCAATGGAGATATGGTCGCATTTGTTAGAGATAACAACCTTTTCTTGAAAAAATTAAAATTTGGAACCGAGAGCACCATCACCACCGATGGAGAGTATAACTCTATTATTAACGGAGTTCCTGATTGGGTTTACGAAGAAGAATTCAGCTTTAACAAAGCCTACGATTGGTCGCCCAACAGCCAGGAAATTGCATTTATTCGTTTCGACGAATCGAAGGTAAAAGAATACTCTTTCCCTGTGTATAAAGGTTCGTTCCCTACACACGAAGAGAATGCTTTGTATCCGGGCCAATATAAATTTAAATACCCAAAAGCAGGAGAAGATAATGCAGTGGTAAGTGTACATGTTTTTAATATTAAAAACCGTACTACTAAAACAATGGATACGGGCGAAGAAACCGACATTTACATTCCTCGCGTTCGATTTACTCATACCGAAGGCAAATTGGGAATTATGAAGCTTAACCGTCATCAAAACCAATTTGATTTGATGATTGCCAACACTGCTTCGGGCATTTGCAATACAATATTCACCGATCGTAACCAATATTACATTGCTGAAGATGTACTTGATAATCTTCAGTTCACTGAAGACAATAAGTACTTTGTTTATGTTGGCGAGACAGATGGTTACAACCACATTTACCTATACACCATGGCAGGTGCTAAAGTTGCTCAGGTAACAAAAGGCAAATGGGATGTAACCGAATATCTTGGTTACGATTCTAAGTCTAAACTATTCTACTATCAGGCAGCAGCAAAATCAGCACTTCAACGCGAAATATATGCTGTACGAGCTGATGGTAAAAAGAAAATGATCTTGTCTGCTAAAGAAGGAACCAACAATGCATCGTTTAGCAAGGGATTTAAATATTACATCAATTATTTCTCAAATGTAAATACACCTACATTGGTAACACTACATGATGGAACCGGCAAATTAGTAAGAACTTTAAAAGACAATGCCGATCTTAAAAAGCGCGTTGAAGATTATGAATTGAGTCCGAAAGAGTTCTTCACATTCAAAACATCCGAAGGTGTAGAATTGAACGGATGGATGGTTAAACCTCTTCATTTCGATGCCAATAAAGAATATCCACTATTGATGGTTCAATACAGTGGACCTAACTCGCAACAGGTGCTAGACCAATGGGGAATTGGATGGGAACAGTATTTAGCCGAGAATGGTTACATGGTTGCTTGTGTTGATCCCAGAGGAACAGGTGCACGTGGCGAAGCTTTTCGTAAATGCACTTACCTTCAATTGGGCGAAATTGAATCGCACGATCAGATTGAAGCTGCCAAATATTTTGGTAGTCTGCCTTATATTGATGCATCACGCATTGGTATTTGGGGATGGAGCTACGGAGGCTTTATGAGTGCTATGTGTTTAAGTAAATCAGATGTGTTTAAAATTGGTATTGCCGTGGCGCCGGTAACCAGCTATAAATTCTACGACAGCATTTATACCGAACGATATATGCGTACTCCAAAAGAAAATCCTAAAGGATATGAAAATTGTCCACTAAACCTTGCCGAAAACCTAAAAGGACGATTATTCCTGATTCATGGAACTGCAGATGACAATGTACACTTCCAGAATTCAATCGAATATGTCGATCGTTTGGTACAAGCAGGTGTTCAGTTTGATATGTTTACATACCCTAACCGTAATCATAGTATTTATGGAGGAAACACCCGCTCTCACTTATACAAAATGAAAGCAGGTTATATCTTCCGTAATTTGTAG
- a CDS encoding sugar phosphate nucleotidyltransferase — MKITKALITAAGSHQRQLPLQTLIDRDRSQKTILEILIHEIQNAGISEIGIVIQKEDRDRFEQVLDQSKISGVEFIAQKEQKGYGHALLSAADFLNNESFLHLVGDHLYVHPKGKNVARELIDLAEKNNCSISTVQATRENQIGNYGSIGAERIQGENSLFKIREVKEKPTPTYAEQHLMVSGIRTGYYLCFYGMHVFTPTILEILQNKANANPDAVLGLSESLNELATKSKYLALEQNHPRYDVGLDYGLLKAQLALSLSGKDRDYLLSELLQFFIDKDLNQNRGK, encoded by the coding sequence ATGAAAATTACTAAAGCACTGATCACAGCTGCAGGAAGTCACCAACGACAACTTCCATTGCAAACTTTGATTGACCGCGATCGTAGCCAAAAGACGATTCTTGAAATATTGATTCACGAAATACAAAATGCTGGTATTTCAGAAATAGGGATTGTGATACAAAAAGAAGATCGTGATCGTTTTGAGCAAGTATTAGATCAGTCGAAAATTTCAGGTGTTGAGTTTATTGCCCAGAAAGAACAAAAAGGCTATGGACATGCCTTATTAAGCGCAGCTGATTTCCTAAATAATGAGTCTTTCCTTCACCTGGTTGGAGACCATTTGTATGTGCACCCCAAAGGGAAAAATGTTGCACGTGAATTAATTGATCTTGCAGAAAAAAACAATTGTTCCATTTCCACGGTACAGGCAACACGCGAAAACCAAATTGGTAACTACGGAAGCATTGGTGCTGAGCGTATTCAAGGCGAGAATTCGTTATTTAAGATTCGTGAAGTAAAAGAAAAACCAACTCCCACCTATGCCGAACAACATTTAATGGTATCTGGCATCAGAACAGGTTATTATCTGTGTTTCTATGGAATGCATGTTTTCACTCCAACCATATTGGAAATATTACAAAATAAAGCAAATGCTAATCCCGACGCTGTGCTTGGCTTAAGTGAATCGTTAAATGAACTGGCAACTAAAAGTAAATATCTGGCATTAGAACAAAATCACCCTCGTTATGATGTAGGGCTTGACTATGGTCTGTTGAAAGCACAACTGGCATTGTCGCTATCAGGGAAAGATCGCGATTACCTTCTTTCAGAGTTGCTACAGTTTTTTATCGATAAGGATCTGAACCAAAACAGAGGAAAATAA
- a CDS encoding UTP--glucose-1-phosphate uridylyltransferase has product MGQLLSIICSEKPEIKNLSLDSVCNQLSLEELLLECADLEQFRINNTNLYHKVRALFFLYAIHRFHIPQRQQIDQRAILPYTAYEHILNRRFEEAIAIILSIQELEGPNEGLSSALADAYHKLAFQTLADQVKKSVKTTVGNNWMFRIGHPEDHPLKLHKKLLQVDEETGMYPILQEKTAVRMDLSHSCWSDIFFLGMDYPEGAKVLNISVDLCIANEEKQPQPPIETYFRVINEPIIRLVSTDLEASAEIHNISEIFDFAKDYLGLLKAAIIASGLVPPAMEGINSPVSTLLDRVVGPGLGLELASKVNNIPKGSRLAVSTNLLASLISLCMKATQQTENLTGSLEESERRLTAAKAILGEWIGGSGGGWQDSGGVWPGIKIIEGAPANENDPEFGVSKGKLLPNHTVLHENIVSKETRQKLQDSLVMVHGGMAQDVGPILEMVTEKYLLRSEKEWQARSEALELFDQIVDKLKTGNIQELARLTHQNFDGPIQAIIPWATTAYTEKLIAKTQAHYGDDFWGFWMMGGMSGGGMGFIFHPDKKKEAQEWLQATLLETKYELEDAVPFAMNPVVYDFKINEKGTYSYLLTGSKALLPENYYTIVLPALLKQEISTLPKYRRKELEALSKSSKKNISYSNLISGLFERMLPSSKQEQQQQKTLTELLNSIGFNPDLHEQIKDSLKSGSIGLAKNRLRPDVNITDTKATNLSDIEKDQRETILSLGENALKNGELAIVSMAGGIGSRWTKGAGVVKSLHPFVKFNQTHRNFLEIHLAKNKQVAQQHKHVLPHVFTTSYLTHQALQKYLDKNQPGDHVYLSVGQFIGLRLYPMERDLRFHWEETVQQVLDDQAQKMKESLQNALINWTKSNGEGEDYTDNIPSQCIHPVGHWFEIPNLILNGTLSTLLKKHPNLKYLLLHNIDTLGANADPLLLGNHIFNKSAFSVEVISRWVHDRGGGLANINEKDQLIEGLSLPNEEVEFNLSYYNTGTFWISIDQLLSAFDLTRDDLEDTTKVRTQIMDLAQHMPTYITLKEVKKRWGKGQEDIYPVTQFEKLWGDMTSLNKLHTQFIHVSRQRGQQLKDVAQLDAWLRDGSADYINQLCDWE; this is encoded by the coding sequence ATGGGACAATTACTTTCAATCATCTGTTCTGAGAAACCTGAAATAAAGAACTTATCACTGGATAGTGTTTGTAATCAGCTAAGTTTGGAAGAATTGCTTTTGGAATGTGCCGATCTGGAACAGTTTCGCATTAACAATACCAACTTATATCATAAAGTTCGTGCACTGTTCTTTTTGTATGCTATTCATCGTTTTCACATACCACAACGCCAACAAATCGATCAGCGCGCAATACTACCCTACACGGCATATGAACATATATTAAACCGTCGCTTCGAAGAAGCCATTGCTATCATATTATCCATTCAGGAACTTGAAGGCCCCAACGAAGGACTTTCAAGTGCTTTGGCCGATGCTTATCACAAACTGGCTTTTCAAACCTTAGCCGATCAGGTTAAAAAGAGTGTTAAAACAACGGTAGGCAACAACTGGATGTTTAGAATTGGCCATCCGGAAGATCATCCTCTTAAATTGCACAAAAAATTATTACAGGTGGATGAAGAAACTGGCATGTACCCTATTCTGCAAGAGAAAACAGCTGTGCGAATGGATTTATCTCATTCGTGTTGGAGTGATATCTTCTTTTTAGGGATGGACTATCCCGAAGGCGCCAAAGTATTAAACATATCAGTTGATTTGTGCATTGCCAATGAAGAAAAGCAACCTCAGCCTCCCATCGAAACATATTTTCGGGTAATCAACGAACCAATTATTCGTTTGGTAAGTACAGATCTTGAAGCTTCTGCTGAAATTCATAATATTTCAGAAATATTTGATTTTGCCAAAGACTATCTTGGCTTACTCAAAGCAGCCATTATTGCATCGGGACTTGTTCCTCCTGCAATGGAAGGAATCAATAGCCCGGTATCCACCTTACTCGACAGAGTTGTGGGGCCCGGCTTAGGACTTGAATTAGCAAGTAAAGTTAATAATATACCCAAAGGATCGCGTTTGGCCGTCTCAACCAACTTGCTTGCATCGCTTATCTCGTTATGCATGAAAGCCACGCAACAAACAGAAAACCTAACGGGTTCGCTTGAAGAAAGTGAAAGAAGATTAACTGCAGCCAAAGCTATCCTGGGCGAATGGATTGGTGGTTCAGGAGGTGGTTGGCAAGACTCCGGTGGCGTATGGCCTGGAATAAAAATTATTGAAGGAGCCCCTGCCAACGAAAACGACCCTGAATTTGGAGTAAGTAAAGGTAAACTCTTACCCAATCACACAGTACTTCACGAGAATATAGTATCTAAAGAAACGCGACAAAAACTTCAGGATTCGCTTGTGATGGTGCATGGAGGAATGGCTCAAGACGTTGGCCCCATTCTTGAAATGGTTACTGAAAAGTACTTGCTACGTTCGGAGAAAGAGTGGCAGGCACGTTCCGAAGCACTGGAACTATTCGATCAGATTGTTGATAAGCTTAAAACCGGAAATATTCAGGAACTGGCACGATTAACCCATCAGAATTTCGATGGACCAATTCAAGCCATTATTCCGTGGGCAACAACTGCATATACCGAAAAACTAATTGCAAAGACTCAGGCTCATTATGGTGATGATTTTTGGGGTTTTTGGATGATGGGAGGAATGTCGGGCGGTGGAATGGGCTTTATTTTTCATCCTGATAAAAAGAAAGAAGCCCAGGAGTGGTTACAAGCCACTCTTCTTGAAACCAAATATGAGCTTGAAGATGCGGTTCCTTTTGCCATGAATCCGGTTGTATACGATTTTAAGATTAACGAAAAAGGAACCTATTCTTATTTACTAACAGGTAGCAAAGCTCTACTTCCTGAGAATTACTACACCATTGTACTTCCGGCTTTATTGAAGCAAGAAATCAGCACATTACCAAAATACAGAAGAAAAGAACTGGAGGCCTTGTCTAAATCAAGTAAGAAAAATATTTCTTACTCCAATTTAATATCCGGTTTGTTTGAACGTATGTTGCCTAGTTCGAAACAAGAACAACAGCAACAAAAAACGTTAACTGAACTATTAAATAGCATTGGATTCAATCCTGATTTACACGAGCAGATCAAAGACAGTTTAAAATCGGGTAGTATTGGTTTAGCAAAAAACAGGTTGCGTCCCGATGTTAATATAACCGATACAAAGGCTACTAATTTAAGCGATATTGAAAAAGATCAGAGAGAGACAATACTATCTTTGGGAGAAAATGCGCTTAAAAATGGAGAGTTGGCAATTGTTAGTATGGCAGGCGGTATTGGTAGCCGATGGACCAAAGGAGCTGGCGTGGTTAAGTCTCTCCATCCATTTGTAAAGTTTAATCAGACACACCGTAACTTTCTTGAGATTCATTTAGCTAAAAACAAACAGGTAGCTCAACAACACAAACATGTTTTACCTCACGTATTTACGACCAGCTATTTAACTCATCAGGCACTTCAGAAGTATCTGGATAAGAATCAACCGGGAGACCATGTGTATTTATCCGTAGGGCAATTTATTGGCCTTCGACTTTATCCAATGGAGCGCGATCTTCGTTTCCATTGGGAAGAAACCGTTCAACAAGTGCTGGATGATCAAGCGCAGAAGATGAAGGAAAGCTTGCAAAATGCATTAATAAACTGGACCAAATCAAATGGAGAAGGCGAAGATTACACCGATAATATTCCCTCACAATGCATTCATCCGGTTGGGCACTGGTTCGAAATACCCAACTTAATTCTGAATGGTACTTTATCAACATTGCTAAAAAAACATCCTAATCTCAAATACCTTTTACTTCATAACATTGATACTTTAGGTGCTAATGCCGATCCTCTGTTATTAGGTAATCATATTTTTAATAAAAGTGCCTTTTCTGTTGAAGTAATATCGCGCTGGGTTCACGATCGTGGTGGAGGTCTTGCCAATATCAATGAGAAAGATCAATTGATTGAAGGTTTAAGCTTACCAAACGAAGAGGTTGAATTTAACCTTAGCTACTATAACACTGGTACATTCTGGATTAGTATCGATCAATTACTATCAGCTTTTGACCTCACCAGAGACGATTTAGAGGATACAACAAAAGTGAGAACTCAGATTATGGATTTGGCTCAACATATGCCTACCTACATCACTCTAAAAGAAGTTAAAAAACGTTGGGGTAAAGGTCAGGAAGATATTTATCCGGTAACCCAGTTTGAAAAGCTATGGGGAGATATGACCTCACTAAATAAACTGCATACTCAGTTTATTCATGTTAGCCGACAAAGAGGACAACAACTAAAAGATGTTGCTCAACTAGATGCCTGGTTACGCGACGGCTCAGCCGATTATATTAATCAGCTATGCGACTGGGAATAA